The DNA segment CCCACTCTCATCCCGGACGCTGAGTCCTGGGCCGACCGCTCCCCGGTATCCTGGGGCCTAAGCCTCAGGGCCCAGAACTAGCGCACGCAGACTCCACTGTGCTCGCAGCCCCTGAGCCAACCCGAGGACTAGCCCCCAGCGCATTCGTCAGTCAGGCGCTGATTTAGGCCTCTCAGGTTTTCCCGTTATTGAGCCTCCGGTCCCTCCGGtggttgcttttaaaaaaattaaagatttccTATTTATGTTAACTTTGCATCTTCTTCACATTCGGGGGATCTGAGAAATTATCTCCTAGGAAGGTGGTGTGCCTCTGAGAGTCTTCCGGCAGGGAACAGCGAGGGGCCCCAAGGAATTGTCACCACGCAATATATCTTAGCCACTACTTCATTTAGAACATAAAACATGGGAGCAAGCTTtggagtttatttaaaaaatgaaagtctcCCCTCgcttttaggattttttaaaattctatttggaaatgaccatccttatgtatgctgctgctgctgtttaatcTTAAactgtgtcaactctttgcgacccatggattatagcccgccaagctcttctgtccacaggatttcccaggcaaaaatactggagtgggttgccattccttctccagggttatcttcgcgacccagggatcgaacccacatctggaGCCCTATCCCCATGTATAACTGACAATAATTTTCAGATGTATGGAATTTTGCACACTTTAAAGCTTAAAGCAGCCTCACTGATGCTGCTTTTCTTAGCATCACCGAGGTAGGTAATATCTCCCATTGGAGAACCAGGCTTTAGCTGAAGTCCTAGTTTGGGTAAGAGTATTCGCCTGGAAATACAGTGAATTGATGGTTAGATGGCCAGATGGATATGATAATATACAAGTAGTGGGTTTAAGACCGCGGTGATGGGATAGTAAAATtcattgtatatattataaagtTTTTATACTAAAATGTCGAAAGTGAGCATATACGACTCAAAAACTCATATACGACTTTTGTGTCAGACTTGGTCATATCCCTGCTGCGTATTAACTGTGTGAGATTAAAATAGAATGCCCAAGACTCAAATTACCTCGTTTTCTCGTCTGTGGAATGTGGATAATGACATCTCAAAGAGTTGGTAAGAAAAGCAACAGCATGAAATTTACCcgcacctcagttcagttcagtcgctcagttgtgtctgactctacacaaccccatggactgcagtacaccaggcttccctgtccatcatctcccagagcttactcaaactcatgtccattgagttggtgatgctatccaaccatctcatcctctgttgtccccttctcctcccaccttcaatcattcccagcatcagggtcttttcaagtcagtcagttcttcacatcaggtgaccaaaggactggagtttcagtttcagcatcagtccttccaatgaatattcaggactgatttcttttaggatggactggttgaatctgcttgcagtccaagggactctcaagggtcttctccaacaccacagttcaaaggcatcaattcttcagcgctcagctttctttatagtccaattcttacatccatacatgactactggaaaaaccaaagctttgactagactgacctttgttggcaaagtaatatctctgctttttaatatgctgtctaggttggtcataacttttcttccaaggagcaagtgtcttttaatttcctggctgcagtcaccatctgcagtgattttggaacccaagaacataaagtctgtcactgtttctattgtttccccattgatCTGCcacgatgggaccagatgcttagtttttttaatgttaagttttaagccaacttttttactgtcctctttcactttcattaagaggctgtttagttctccgctttctgccataagggtggtgtcatctgcatatctggggttattgatatttctcccagcaaccttgattccagcttgtgcttcatccagcccagcatttctcatgatataagttaaataagcagggtgacaatatacagacttgacatactcatttcccaatttggaaccatctgttgtttcatgtccagttctaactgttgcttcttgacctgcatacagatttctcaagagccaggtcaggtggtctggtattcccatctctttcagaattttccacagcttgttgtgatccacagagtcaaaggctttggcatagtcaataaagcagatgtttttctggaactttctcattttttcgaagatccaacagatgttttctatttgatctctggttcctctgccttttctaaatccagcttgaacatgtggaagttcacagttcacgaactgttgaagcctggcttggagaattttcagcattactttgctagcgtgtgagataagtgcaaatgtgcggtagtttgagcattctttagcattgcctttctttgggattggcatgaaaactgatttttttccagtcctgtggcccctgctgagttttccaaatttgctggcatattgagtgctgcactttcacagcccTCAAATCAAGGGCGACCCCAagtggggaagaaaggaaaatgcaaaCCTGTAGCCGGTCCCAAATCGCTAGTCAGCTCTGCGGAAAGGCTTTTAACCAGAGGGAGCAGGGGCACCTGTTTACTAGTATGTGGCTTAGCCTGAAACCTCTTAATGTATGACTCTGACCTTAAGAAGGCGCTTCAGGGAAACCCCAAAAACAAGATTGCCTCTCCCGATGCGCACTAGTTCTCTAGGAATCTGAGGAGAAGCTTTTCACTGCCAATCGTGTATTCCTGATTACAACCTCCCACCGTAGTCTTTTTATTTCGTTTTTCGCcagtttcaaaaaaataaaagagagaacttTACTATCGAACCCTGAGGAAACTGGCTGTAAATATGAGGACTTGGAAAGGAGATGCGATGCAAAAGTACAGTGTTGCCTTAGGGACTGAGAACCGTCCGTGAAAGCGCGGGGTACCACAGGGGTGCAGCCAGCAGCCAACTGACACAAATTCCAAGGGTTGGGCTCGCCGCAGGGGGAAGGGGCGGTGCTACGCTTCACCCCGCCCCTGGCCCTTTGTGACGTAGGACAATGCTCGCCTGCCACGCGTCGGAAATGGGCTACAGCTGCTACCACCCGCCTGCAACTGACACGCTTGCGGGAACGCAGTTATCATCTGGGGGGTGAATCCAGGAATCATGCATTTCTTATTCAGATTAATCCTTTTCTTTTATGTGTGGGGCATTTTTACTGCTCAGggacaaaaggcagaggagaccACAGAGGAAGTGAAAATAGAAGTTTTGCATCGTCCAGAAAATTGTTCTAAGACAAGCAAAAAGGGAGACCTGCTAAATGCCCATTACGACGGCTTCTTGGCTAAAGACGGCTCGAAATTCTACTGCAGGTAGGATATGATGAGAACAGCTCCCGAGTCCAGTTGATGCACTAAATCTAACCTCCCTCCACCAACCAGAAGCCTAATTTACTGGGTTGTTTGAGGTTGATTTTGCAACAGTAAGAGTTCAGCCTTTCTGAACTTTCTAGGAGGAAAATAGGATTTGACACAGTATTTCCCTATTATgtggaatattattttttaaattacggAAAATGTTGGCccaagaaattattaaaaatacactaCATCTATACGCTCTCCTCACCACTGCCTATCGTAGTAAGTCAAGGTACTGTTTTTAAGAATGTTCAcacttttcctttgctgtggGTTGGAGTCTCCTTACAGAGGATTATGTAGAATAGTTTATCTGGCCTTCAGAAGCACAATATTTACTGACTGGAGGCCGCTTTCCACTActagaagccactacaatgactTTTCTCTGGTGATTTTCAGACCCTGTGTCTCTGTGCCCTGCCCCTTCGTCCCACCACTACTTACTCTGATTTAATTGATGTTTTATTACTCAGAGATAGAatgtcttttctccttctgtgCTACTTCCCTATAAAAATAAGATTGGGGAAAGTTAATTCTTTCCATTTAGAAGAAAATAGAGAGATTTATTAAGAAGATACAAATTTTAATCGTGATTCAAATGACTTTTTGAGGCTAAACCTGGACCATCcatttttttttggaataaatACAGAATGGTTAAATCTGTAATTTGGACAAACTATGCAGTTAGGGGCAGGAGACCCATTAAAAAGTTAACTGTTGAGTGGTTTTTGTAAAGatgacaagaaaaaagaaaatgagatgactcctaatgactgctgctgctgctaagtcacttcagttgtgtccgactctgtgcgaccccatagacggcagcccaccaggcttccccgtccctgggattctccaggcaagaacattggagtgggttgccacctcctccttcaatgcatgaaattgaaaagtgaaagtgaagtcgctcagtcctgtctgactctagcgaccccatggactgcagcctaccaggctcctccgtccatgggattttctaggcaaaagtactggagtggggtgccattgccttctccgctcctaATGACTAGCTTTGGGCAAATCAAACCTCTGTCTGGCTATTATGAGGGAAGTTTGAGCCAAAGACCCCACAATGGGATTCCGAATGAGTCTTAATATAGGAAAAGACATGGTTAGAGAGGTTTCCAGTTTTACATAGGAACTAAATATTCAGCTGTATTTTaaagtttgattttattttccttcaaatcAACTTACCTGGTTGCTGTTTTTAATTACAGCCGGACACAAAATGAAGGCCACCCCAAATGGTTTGTTCTTGGTGTTGGACAAGTCATAAAAGGCCTAGACATTGGGATGATGGATATGTGTCCTGGAGAGAAGCGAAAATTGATTATACCTCCTTCATTTGCATATGGAAAGGAAGGCTATGGTAAGGtaaaaatatggtaaaaataaatcatacacttctgggtatatagtcaaaaaaattgaaagcagactCTCAAAGTTACTATGAGTAACTCATCGTTACaactatgttcacagcagcattagtcaaaatagccaaaaactgaaaataacccaaatgtcgATTGGCataagaatggataaacaaaatgttgtatatacattcagtggaatattattcagcctcaaaAACGAAAGAAATTCggatatatgctacaacatggatgaaccttgaatacattatgctaagtgaaataagccaaacacaaaaccaatactgtatgatcccacttatataaagtacctagaatagtcaaattcatagagccAGGAAGACCAGGGTGGTTGCCAGAGCCAGGGGAGAGAGGGTGGAATATAGGCAGTTGTTATTTAATAGGTGTAGagtttcagttctgcaagatGAAATAGTTCTAGAGACTGGGTGCAATGTGGATATACTTACCACCACTGAACTAAttctacacttaaaatggttacaatgataaattttattttaattgtgttTTCCCACAATTAAAAGTTTTGAATcactaaaaaaaatgaaaaatcataacagggaggcctggcgtgctgtgattcatgggtcacaaagagtcagacacaactgagcaactgatctgatctgatctgatctgatagggtCCAATAAACTTTAGCTATATGGAATCCAGTCCAGCCCAGTTCTCTCTTTTTACATATCGAGAAATTAAGCCATTGTTGCAATACAAGTCTCTGGCCAGAGTTCTTTACTCCCCACAGAGGCAATATTCATAATTACAGTGtatattttataaactctacCTTAGTCATTTAAGTATaagttattttattaattattatataaatgtctatagaaaaaaactttttgtaaGGAGTACCAAAGTCAAATTCATAAAACTCAGGAAACTGGAACTTATGATTTTAAAGTAAAAGGACAGCATTGGAACATCGTAGAAAGAACATCTGAAACATAACAAGCTATTAGTCACTACTATCCAAATTCAGGAGAAGCCttgaaatatagaaaaatgaacaGCTTCTTTCAAtatattgctatttttaaaatccttgagTAAGCTATGAGAACCTAGGTTAAGCAGATACATGAGGAAAATGTTTGCAACATGTATAAACATATATGATGACCTGTCCTAGAAATAGGCAACTTCATAAACAAGTGGCCCACTCaccaaaaaatataaatgagtggataaagatgtgctatagatacacacaccacacacacacacacacacacacaatggaatatttctcagccataaagaggaaagaaatcttgccatgtgcaaccacatggatggacctaaagggtattatgctaactgaaaataaaccagacagacaaaggcatgtattaatttttccaaaattaaatttttaaaaatcactaaagtggggcttcccaggtggctccaatggtaaagagtctgcctgcagtgcaggagacctgggttcgatgcctgggttgggaagatcccctggggaaggaaatggcaacccactccagtattcttgcctgaagaattccatggacagaggagcctggtgggctacagtccatgggtcacaaagagtcagacacaactaactgACTACCAAACACAGAAGTGGAgcagaacaaaaaaaattttttaagagggGAAAATGGGTGGTATGGCAGAGAGCTGGTCTCTAGCATTCTCAGTTGGgtcctttcttccttttactgTGTGAAAactagaaagactttttttttggctgtgccctgtGGTCTGCAGGAATCTTAGCTCCcggacgagggatcaaaccctgtgctccctgcagtagaAACACAGGatcttaaacactggacctccagagaattcCCTAAAGAAAGAATTTTTACCACCTCATTTTAGTTTGAGTCCTTCTTAACCCCAGCTATTTGAAATATTTAGTATATAATTAAAGTAATTAAGGGTTTCTAAATGAAATATTGTCTTTACACCCCAATATTTCATTGAAATGACAGGCCCTCTTTAAGGCTGTTGTTTTACTCATTAGAAGAGCTGGTTCCCTTGCCTATTCTTTCCAGCAGGAACAAGGATCACTGCCCCCAAATTGGACTGGAGGGATGTTAGTGATACAAATCAGACTCAGATTTAAAACTCCTAAAGAGACAGTCCAGATAACTACATCTTCACTTTCAAAGTTTTTTGCCACTCATTTGATTCCATCAAAATAGCTCCCACAAAACCATAATTAAGGTATCCTATTTTTAGTTGTAAAGGAGCCTAGGAGAGAGAGAATTGAAGATAAGTTAAATTGAATGTAATCTTGTCCTAAAAACGGTGTCATAGACTGAGCCCAATTCTAGATAAACTAATACAGGCAGAGTTCGCCTTTCAGCCTCCTTAAATCTCATTTTCAGAATTTCTCTTGCTCTCTTGTAGACAAGAGAGCATTCTTCCTGCTACAAGAGCACC comes from the Bos taurus isolate L1 Dominette 01449 registration number 42190680 breed Hereford chromosome 2, ARS-UCD2.0, whole genome shotgun sequence genome and includes:
- the FKBP7 gene encoding peptidyl-prolyl cis-trans isomerase FKBP7 isoform X1, whose amino-acid sequence is MHFLFRLILFFYVWGIFTAQGQKAEETTEEVKIEVLHRPENCSKTSKKGDLLNAHYDGFLAKDGSKFYCSRTQNEGHPKWFVLGVGQVIKGLDIGMMDMCPGEKRKLIIPPSFAYGKEGYEGKIPPDATLIFEIELYAVTKGPRSVETFKQIDTDNDRQLSKTEISHYLKKEFEKDEKPRDQSYQTAVLEDFFKKNDHDGDGFISSKEYNVYQHDEL
- the FKBP7 gene encoding peptidyl-prolyl cis-trans isomerase FKBP7 precursor, which translates into the protein MHFLFRLILFFYVWGIFTAQGQKAEETTEEVKIEVLHRPENCSKTSKKGDLLNAHYDGFLAKDGSKFYCSRTQNEGHPKWFVLGVGQVIKGLDIGMMDMCPGEKRKLIIPPSFAYGKEGYAEGKIPPDATLIFEIELYAVTKGPRSVETFKQIDTDNDRQLSKTEISHYLKKEFEKDEKPRDQSYQTAVLEDFFKKNDHDGDGFISSKEYNVYQHDEL
- the FKBP7 gene encoding peptidyl-prolyl cis-trans isomerase FKBP7 isoform X2, translated to MHFLFRLILFFYVWGIFTAQGQKAEETTEEVKIEVLHRPENCSKTSKKGDLLNAHYDGFLAKDGSKFYCSRTQNEGHPKWFVLGVGQVIKGLDIGMMDMCPGEKRKLIIPPSFAYGKEGYDKSLPEKGI